From one Peredibacter starrii genomic stretch:
- a CDS encoding cyclic nucleotide-binding domain-containing protein, translating to MSYEKEVMEKMSRGESTGDRLEIPILKYLWDASPLSFLAKESYHDFFKKVSVLNSFSDNEVRLFTKFLHRREFMTNEVIFKQGDSGYGFYFIFSGSVNIHANFGTQTEDMGDFVIRLEKRQYFGEMGLLEEFNRRSATVVAAENTVLLGIFKPDLERMLELYPVLGAKFLRETALIMANRMGQLTREIVMLKKKVKELEQRG from the coding sequence ATGAGTTACGAAAAAGAAGTCATGGAAAAAATGTCTCGAGGTGAATCCACTGGTGATCGTCTAGAAATTCCTATTCTTAAGTATCTTTGGGACGCAAGTCCTCTCTCGTTCTTGGCGAAAGAGAGCTATCACGATTTTTTTAAGAAGGTATCAGTTCTTAACTCATTCTCAGACAATGAGGTGAGACTCTTTACTAAGTTTTTACATCGCCGCGAATTCATGACCAACGAAGTGATCTTCAAGCAAGGTGACTCGGGTTATGGTTTCTATTTTATTTTTTCCGGCTCGGTCAATATTCACGCCAACTTTGGCACGCAGACTGAAGACATGGGTGACTTTGTCATTCGTCTGGAGAAACGTCAGTACTTTGGTGAGATGGGTCTCCTGGAAGAGTTCAATCGCAGAAGTGCGACAGTTGTGGCGGCAGAAAATACGGTGCTCCTTGGGATCTTTAAACCAGACCTTGAGCGCATGCTGGAACTTTATCCGGTATTGGGTGCAAAGTTTCTACGTGAAACTGCACTCATCATGGCCAATCGCATGGGGCAACTTACTCGTGAGATCGTGATGCTTAAAAAGAAAGTCAAAGAATTAGAGCAACGTGGATAG
- a CDS encoding HesB/IscA family protein: MKLQVEKSMESLIEITDKAIQQIQHIAKTDNPDGKKGLRLAVTGGGCSGLSYKIEFSDQKEKDNVLTFGEVKVLIDPKSVIYLKGIVLDFKDGLNGKGFSFDNPNAKNTCGCGESFSI; this comes from the coding sequence ATGAAGCTACAAGTGGAGAAATCTATGGAATCACTTATCGAAATTACTGATAAAGCTATTCAACAAATTCAACATATCGCTAAAACTGATAACCCTGATGGTAAGAAGGGCCTTCGTCTGGCCGTTACCGGTGGTGGTTGTTCAGGACTTTCTTATAAGATCGAATTCTCAGACCAAAAAGAAAAAGACAATGTTCTTACTTTTGGAGAAGTGAAAGTTTTGATCGATCCAAAATCTGTGATCTACCTTAAAGGGATCGTTTTGGATTTCAAAGATGGTCTTAACGGCAAAGGTTTTTCATTCGATAACCCGAATGCGAAGAACACTTGCGGTTGCGGTGAATCTTTCTCAATCTAA
- a CDS encoding aKG-HExxH-type peptide beta-hydroxylase, which yields MIFTTPQYSKLKSRLKAKYKKDLSKSLKTMKKLPESSLSDWLDHHADELKEFSTFNWHFLTLIDTHNFFNAQEANLGKEDFGPHEEMVFERWNNSEFADVFLKTLNRGQILGKASQTTLKVFDKHLVALAEKHILKSTKTSAAYRAQTSLGEYVKNKKTLKLLETTLHLEGKELRLMTQSLKEMKLFSQRIEVALKLIKKFSPSSWERFQAFTDVIIPIKQEQLVSYSHQDLPGYSMINLYHRDFVDLMDDLLHENGHHHLNYYLNLGKLIDEPVDNIYYSPWRRTLRPLRGVYHAYFTFFWAFKLFADLAKAKEVDSIWYLFSKTEKEKMIWRAVEEFHMLNYTFEELKWARKQGLIKDTGWNLILEQQKELNRFKRLIPTWEKKLKTHKKDLKDLKATLNKARKDFAK from the coding sequence ATGATTTTCACGACTCCTCAATACTCAAAACTAAAGTCACGTTTAAAGGCCAAATATAAGAAGGATCTCTCTAAGTCTCTTAAGACGATGAAGAAACTTCCTGAAAGCTCACTCTCTGATTGGTTAGATCACCATGCAGATGAGTTAAAAGAGTTCAGTACCTTCAATTGGCATTTTCTCACGTTGATTGACACTCACAATTTTTTCAATGCTCAAGAAGCTAATCTTGGAAAAGAAGATTTTGGTCCGCATGAAGAGATGGTTTTTGAGAGATGGAACAACAGTGAGTTCGCTGATGTGTTCTTAAAAACTTTGAACCGTGGACAGATTCTCGGCAAGGCCTCTCAGACCACATTGAAAGTTTTTGATAAGCATCTCGTGGCACTTGCGGAAAAACATATTCTAAAATCAACCAAGACATCTGCTGCTTATCGCGCGCAGACTTCTCTTGGCGAATACGTTAAAAATAAAAAGACCCTGAAGCTTCTTGAAACGACTCTTCATCTTGAAGGCAAAGAACTTCGTCTCATGACTCAGAGTCTGAAAGAGATGAAACTTTTCTCTCAGCGAATTGAAGTAGCACTTAAGCTCATTAAGAAATTCTCTCCTTCTTCGTGGGAAAGATTCCAGGCCTTCACAGATGTGATTATTCCGATTAAGCAGGAACAACTCGTGAGTTACTCTCACCAGGATCTTCCGGGCTACTCGATGATTAATCTTTATCACCGCGACTTCGTGGATCTGATGGACGATCTTCTGCATGAAAATGGTCACCACCACCTGAACTATTATTTAAATCTGGGGAAACTCATCGATGAGCCAGTGGATAACATCTACTACTCTCCGTGGAGAAGAACTCTTCGTCCGCTTCGTGGTGTGTATCACGCTTACTTCACTTTCTTCTGGGCCTTCAAATTGTTTGCTGATTTAGCGAAAGCAAAAGAAGTTGACTCAATTTGGTATCTCTTTAGCAAGACTGAAAAAGAGAAGATGATCTGGCGTGCCGTGGAAGAGTTTCACATGTTGAACTACACTTTCGAAGAGCTTAAATGGGCGCGCAAGCAGGGTCTGATTAAAGACACTGGTTGGAACCTGATACTTGAGCAACAGAAAGAACTTAACCGATTTAAGCGCCTGATTCCAACTTGGGAGAAGAAACTTAAAACGCATAAGAAAGATCTGAAAGATTTGAAAGCAACTTTGAACAAGGCCCGCAAAGACTTCGCTAAATAA
- a CDS encoding arginine N-succinyltransferase, translating to MFILRSVHADDLKDLYKLSMIMTFINLPADEELISSKIESSMKSFKNPSSELFKNYYIFVLEDSETGEILGCSMIHAQHGTEQEPHFYLTVGQEAKFSQTINTGFVHGTLKLGLDFHGPTEIGGLILNPDFRGHKEKLGKQLSFVRFLYMAASPERFKPMVHSELMPPFDKNGNSPLWEAVGRRFMNMHYHEADVLSRNNKEFILSLFPSENIYQTLLPMEARESIGKVGKETEPVKKMLESIGFKYTFEVDPFDGGPHYRCPLKDIKPIKEKLSGLLITNKSFDVSKAKEVILSLEHPEHDFFAFRTMIQVHGDGQLSIDPQLVKDLGITLPQKVTAIPFN from the coding sequence ATGTTCATTTTGAGATCGGTCCATGCAGATGACCTAAAAGATCTTTATAAACTTAGTATGATCATGACTTTCATTAATCTTCCGGCCGATGAGGAACTCATTAGCTCTAAGATTGAAAGCTCGATGAAGAGTTTCAAAAATCCAAGCTCAGAACTATTTAAGAATTACTATATTTTCGTTCTGGAAGATTCTGAGACAGGAGAAATCCTTGGTTGCTCAATGATTCACGCCCAACACGGAACTGAACAAGAGCCACACTTCTATTTAACGGTGGGCCAAGAGGCCAAGTTTTCTCAAACTATCAATACTGGTTTCGTTCACGGAACTTTAAAGCTGGGTCTGGATTTCCACGGTCCAACTGAGATTGGCGGACTGATCTTAAATCCGGATTTCCGTGGTCACAAAGAGAAGCTAGGAAAACAACTTTCATTCGTGCGTTTCCTTTATATGGCCGCTTCACCAGAGCGCTTTAAGCCCATGGTTCACTCGGAACTCATGCCTCCGTTTGATAAAAATGGAAATTCTCCTCTATGGGAGGCCGTAGGTAGAAGATTCATGAACATGCATTATCATGAAGCCGACGTCCTCTCTCGAAACAACAAAGAATTCATTCTCAGCCTTTTCCCATCAGAAAATATTTATCAGACCCTTCTTCCCATGGAAGCTCGTGAGTCGATTGGTAAAGTGGGTAAAGAGACTGAACCGGTTAAGAAAATGCTCGAATCAATTGGCTTCAAATACACTTTTGAAGTTGATCCATTCGATGGCGGCCCTCACTATCGCTGTCCTCTGAAAGACATTAAGCCAATCAAAGAAAAACTCTCGGGCCTACTCATCACTAATAAGAGCTTTGATGTTTCTAAGGCCAAGGAAGTGATTCTTTCACTTGAGCATCCTGAGCATGATTTCTTCGCGTTCAGAACGATGATTCAAGTGCATGGAGACGGACAACTTTCAATCGATCCACAATTGGTGAAAGATTTGGGAATTACTCTTCCTCAGAAGGTAACTGCCATTCCGTTTAACTAG
- a CDS encoding cob(I)yrinic acid a,c-diamide adenosyltransferase, whose amino-acid sequence MKKAKVYTRTGDKGSTGLVSGNRISKADSRIDLYGELDELNSRVGVGVSYLALDVEFKNVVDFLHHIQSAIFDLGSNLACEVENRAKYNLPQISDEYITDIEHEIDRMDGDLDPLKSFILPGGTHAAAAFHVCRTGARSVERKLIHYYETTGEELPKNSAIFLNRLSDYFFILSRYINKHKGVAEIEWKPRN is encoded by the coding sequence GTGAAGAAGGCGAAGGTTTATACACGTACAGGTGACAAGGGCTCGACCGGACTTGTAAGTGGTAACAGGATCTCTAAGGCCGATTCTCGAATTGATCTTTATGGAGAACTTGATGAACTTAACTCTCGCGTGGGAGTTGGAGTTTCATACCTCGCCCTTGATGTTGAATTTAAAAATGTGGTGGATTTCCTCCACCACATTCAATCTGCAATTTTTGACTTGGGTTCCAACCTCGCTTGTGAGGTAGAAAACCGCGCGAAATACAATCTTCCGCAAATCTCAGACGAATATATCACTGATATCGAGCATGAAATTGATCGTATGGATGGTGATCTGGATCCACTTAAAAGTTTCATCCTTCCCGGTGGTACTCACGCTGCCGCCGCATTTCATGTGTGTCGTACAGGTGCCAGAAGTGTGGAAAGAAAGCTTATTCATTACTATGAAACGACTGGGGAAGAGCTTCCGAAAAATAGCGCTATTTTCCTGAATCGTTTATCAGACTATTTTTTCATTCTTTCTCGCTACATCAATAAGCACAAAGGTGTGGCCGAAATCGAATGGAAGCCCCGAAATTAA
- a CDS encoding tetratricopeptide repeat protein — MLNQYRFHAGQFSVPLIELKLTGDDVETFLQTQSTFDVSKLEPHSFHLASFLDPQGRVECYGWILKDKTEFSFLAPELILDQTIARLNKFLISEDVTISDPHKTEILVIIGPRAHEHVSTKKFKGEIFGEEAFIQFSSPVAHLNILDSHQVETWRGLTGWPSFDGSDYSHQIINNLRLFDLSVVMNKGCYPGQETVSKIATRRGAAYSPVLVEVSEMLNPGEIESFEKKIGTAHKCLTWEGKFYLASDLLRDFRVAGMKLHFKLNGKEHDGFVRYYPLISGSSEEKSRELFYAGSEYFMRDDYKTAEEKFRMAIELDPKFGDAYESLGVMLGRLDRYPEAIAIMQKLSEVDPTSVLAHTNMSLFLMKMGKIQEAEEQKSQATIKSFQMFGAEAKNKEVEEARKKAQQNEWAQRESMFEQVLEIDPEDTLANYGLGSIAVERGDWEKARNHLEKVLAADPKYSVAYLALGRALKGLGLVEEAKKIWKEGIQVSAAKGDLMPANQMQQELNF, encoded by the coding sequence ATGCTTAATCAATACCGTTTTCATGCGGGCCAGTTCAGCGTTCCTTTAATCGAATTAAAGTTAACGGGTGATGATGTAGAAACTTTTCTACAAACTCAATCGACTTTCGACGTAAGTAAACTTGAACCACACAGCTTTCACCTCGCGAGCTTCCTTGATCCTCAAGGACGAGTGGAGTGTTATGGCTGGATCCTAAAAGATAAAACGGAATTTAGTTTCTTGGCACCTGAGCTTATTCTGGATCAGACGATTGCTCGTCTGAACAAGTTCTTGATCTCAGAAGACGTGACCATCTCTGATCCACATAAGACTGAGATTTTGGTTATCATCGGTCCTCGCGCCCATGAACATGTCTCGACCAAAAAATTTAAAGGCGAGATCTTTGGGGAAGAAGCGTTTATCCAATTCTCTTCTCCGGTAGCTCATTTAAATATTCTCGATTCTCATCAAGTTGAAACCTGGCGCGGACTGACTGGTTGGCCGAGTTTTGATGGATCAGATTACTCTCATCAAATCATTAATAACCTTCGCCTCTTCGATCTTTCGGTGGTGATGAACAAGGGTTGTTATCCTGGACAGGAAACAGTTTCTAAAATTGCCACGAGAAGAGGAGCTGCTTACAGTCCTGTTCTGGTAGAAGTTTCAGAAATGTTAAACCCCGGTGAGATTGAAAGTTTTGAAAAGAAAATCGGAACTGCTCACAAATGCCTTACGTGGGAAGGAAAGTTTTATCTCGCTTCGGATCTTTTAAGAGATTTTCGAGTGGCAGGCATGAAACTTCATTTCAAGCTTAACGGAAAAGAGCATGATGGTTTTGTTCGTTACTATCCGCTCATTTCTGGCAGCTCTGAAGAAAAGTCTCGTGAACTTTTCTATGCTGGTTCTGAATACTTCATGCGTGATGATTATAAGACCGCGGAAGAGAAGTTCCGTATGGCCATTGAGCTAGATCCAAAATTTGGTGATGCCTATGAAAGTCTGGGCGTGATGCTGGGTCGCCTGGATCGTTATCCTGAGGCGATTGCAATCATGCAGAAGCTCTCGGAAGTTGATCCGACTTCAGTTCTTGCTCACACCAATATGTCTCTCTTCTTAATGAAGATGGGAAAAATTCAAGAAGCAGAAGAGCAGAAGTCACAAGCGACCATTAAGTCTTTCCAAATGTTCGGAGCTGAGGCGAAGAATAAGGAAGTGGAAGAGGCCCGTAAAAAGGCCCAGCAAAATGAATGGGCGCAACGTGAATCAATGTTCGAACAAGTTCTGGAAATCGATCCTGAGGACACTCTCGCCAATTACGGACTGGGTTCTATCGCCGTTGAAAGAGGTGATTGGGAAAAGGCCCGCAATCATCTTGAGAAAGTTCTGGCAGCTGATCCTAAGTACTCGGTGGCATATCTTGCTCTAGGGCGTGCTCTAAAAGGTCTTGGTTTGGTTGAGGAAGCTAAGAAAATCTGGAAGGAAGGGATTCAGGTCTCGGCCGCGAAGGGTGATCTCATGCCGGCCAATCAAATGCAGCAGGAACTTAACTTTTAA
- a CDS encoding AI-2E family transporter: MKRNQKIKLYLFLAMFAGAVIFAILFPRLTLPFGFAYILYLMAKPFTVKLTTGSKKQRFIYFCIMLVGVSFMFFPLFATLYNMDTDFGKFSAQLPEAQKILQDKVFGLKVKVFDQFGFKLKLDPVNYVMAKIESQGADFLNHIPDYLSAMFEWMLLVPLFLWFFFMESRKFSQGLLEAIPNPIFEKSYVLFSQFNTKFGEYIIAKFIEATILGTLVTLGLLIVGFPYPFILGFVAGVTNILPYIGPVIGFVPAFFIALLSKDPNVSMLGMVVIYTLANLIDMILVFPLLVSKIVNLHPIVVVVSIIIGSQLGGIVGMIVIIPFIAFFKLLFKEIYKDLSVQL; this comes from the coding sequence ATGAAACGAAATCAAAAGATAAAACTCTATTTATTTTTAGCGATGTTTGCCGGTGCGGTGATCTTCGCCATTTTATTTCCCCGTCTGACTCTGCCTTTTGGTTTTGCTTATATCTTATATCTCATGGCAAAGCCGTTCACCGTGAAACTCACCACCGGTAGTAAGAAGCAGCGATTTATTTATTTCTGTATCATGCTGGTAGGTGTGTCGTTCATGTTCTTTCCGCTCTTCGCCACCCTCTACAATATGGACACGGACTTCGGAAAATTTTCTGCTCAGTTACCTGAGGCCCAGAAAATTCTTCAGGACAAGGTCTTTGGCTTGAAGGTGAAGGTGTTTGATCAATTCGGATTTAAATTGAAATTAGATCCAGTCAATTACGTCATGGCGAAGATTGAAAGTCAGGGTGCGGATTTTCTCAATCATATTCCTGATTACTTGTCCGCCATGTTTGAGTGGATGCTTCTCGTTCCTCTTTTCCTCTGGTTCTTCTTTATGGAGAGTCGAAAATTTAGTCAGGGACTTTTGGAGGCGATTCCAAATCCGATCTTTGAAAAAAGTTATGTGCTCTTTTCTCAGTTCAACACCAAGTTTGGTGAATACATCATCGCCAAATTTATCGAGGCCACAATTCTTGGTACATTGGTGACTCTTGGACTATTGATTGTGGGATTTCCTTATCCATTTATTTTAGGATTTGTGGCAGGTGTGACCAATATCTTGCCTTATATCGGTCCCGTCATTGGATTTGTGCCGGCTTTTTTCATCGCGCTTCTTTCAAAAGATCCGAATGTATCTATGCTTGGGATGGTAGTGATCTACACATTGGCCAATCTGATTGATATGATCCTGGTGTTCCCGCTACTCGTGTCGAAAATTGTAAATCTTCACCCGATAGTGGTGGTTGTGAGCATTATTATCGGTTCTCAGCTTGGGGGAATCGTGGGAATGATCGTGATTATTCCCTTTATTGCGTTTTTTAAGTTACTCTT
- a CDS encoding GNAT family N-acetyltransferase → MNENLVLEPISSKHFEEWKTILAPLPLTQGTFNFFLDMMNNQSNSDSSYVYIVKTAEGELLGNVSVMNIRRGELQSGLVECKILESHRQKGFGERALKAIEDIAFTKLQLNKIEVYAPEKNQAAQKLLKKLGYQQDSDLFVKIKS, encoded by the coding sequence ATGAACGAAAACTTAGTTCTTGAACCTATTTCATCTAAACACTTCGAAGAATGGAAAACCATTCTTGCTCCTCTGCCTTTAACTCAAGGGACCTTCAATTTCTTTCTGGATATGATGAACAATCAATCCAATAGTGATTCGTCTTACGTGTATATCGTGAAGACCGCTGAGGGCGAGCTCCTGGGTAACGTGAGTGTGATGAACATTCGTCGTGGGGAATTGCAGAGTGGTCTGGTGGAATGCAAAATTCTTGAATCGCATCGCCAGAAAGGTTTTGGAGAACGGGCCCTCAAAGCAATTGAAGACATTGCCTTCACTAAGCTTCAGCTGAATAAAATTGAAGTTTATGCCCCGGAGAAAAATCAGGCCGCCCAGAAACTTCTTAAAAAGCTGGGTTATCAACAAGACTCAGATCTGTTTGTGAAAATTAAAAGTTAA
- the grxB gene encoding glutaredoxin 2, which yields MELTLYHYVHCPFCVRVRMATGFLKLPYESKVVPYDDEATPVRLTGVKMLPIMEIDGKAMNESLDIIALLDKENKLKINDLKNSPEYPQFEALLGRLGSDVHSLAMPYWIWTPEFNETSRAYFQKKKEQKRGPFKDLVKKQAQFADNIRKELDVLEKNLRPFYLSEKFTAYDILLASHIWGLYVVPEFQFSEGLHKYLQNVKGICEFNYHEDFWR from the coding sequence ATGGAACTCACTCTCTACCACTACGTTCACTGCCCATTTTGCGTTCGGGTTCGAATGGCAACGGGCTTTTTGAAGCTTCCCTACGAATCCAAAGTCGTGCCTTACGATGACGAGGCCACACCAGTGAGGCTCACCGGAGTAAAGATGCTTCCGATTATGGAGATTGATGGTAAGGCGATGAACGAGAGCCTGGATATCATCGCTCTTCTTGATAAAGAAAATAAGCTCAAGATCAACGACCTGAAAAACTCGCCGGAGTACCCACAATTTGAGGCACTCCTGGGGCGCCTAGGTTCTGACGTACATTCACTTGCCATGCCATATTGGATTTGGACTCCCGAGTTTAACGAGACTTCGCGGGCTTACTTCCAGAAAAAGAAGGAACAGAAGCGCGGTCCTTTTAAGGACCTGGTAAAAAAACAGGCCCAGTTTGCCGATAATATCCGGAAGGAACTGGATGTCCTCGAGAAAAATCTTAGGCCCTTTTATCTTTCAGAAAAATTCACGGCCTATGATATTCTATTGGCCTCTCACATCTGGGGACTTTATGTGGTTCCGGAATTTCAGTTCTCTGAAGGTCTTCATAAGTATCTGCAGAATGTGAAGGGTATTTGCGAGTTTAACTACCACGAAGATTTCTGGAGATAG
- a CDS encoding FHA domain-containing protein codes for MKVVFKIKSKGVQSEHTMEMNTTVNIGRSRSAQISLQDEKISGNHCSFFLKRDRLELTDKDSKNGTYLNGIRIEQSEVFIGDQIRVGDTLITIEEDKMSPDSVDILTFPGPKKDRIDYALKADFTGARIQNQQYHERIQKTAEAASHEKEVFLRLKAKSKIRLDKHELRARYKMRSLIATMFDGVLIVFFFVFPIFVFSKQLIPAILLGAGVVSAVSFFFITFKKMRFTLGEQITGIEDLYKKQ; via the coding sequence GTGAAGGTCGTTTTCAAAATTAAATCAAAGGGTGTTCAATCCGAACACACAATGGAGATGAACACTACCGTTAACATCGGTAGAAGTCGTAGCGCTCAGATTTCTCTCCAGGATGAAAAGATCAGTGGTAATCATTGTTCATTCTTCCTCAAACGCGATCGTCTTGAACTCACAGATAAAGATTCAAAAAATGGCACTTATCTCAATGGTATTCGCATTGAACAATCTGAGGTCTTTATCGGAGACCAGATTCGTGTCGGTGACACCCTGATCACAATTGAAGAAGATAAGATGTCTCCGGACTCAGTGGACATTCTGACATTCCCCGGACCTAAAAAAGATCGTATCGATTATGCACTTAAGGCGGACTTCACCGGCGCTCGAATCCAGAACCAGCAATATCACGAGAGAATTCAAAAGACGGCGGAAGCGGCCTCACATGAGAAAGAAGTTTTCCTTCGCTTAAAAGCTAAAAGTAAAATTCGTCTCGATAAACACGAGCTTCGGGCCCGTTATAAAATGCGCTCACTCATCGCCACCATGTTTGACGGGGTCTTGATTGTGTTCTTTTTTGTCTTTCCTATTTTTGTTTTTAGTAAGCAGCTCATTCCGGCCATTTTATTAGGCGCGGGAGTTGTGTCTGCAGTGAGTTTCTTCTTTATTACATTCAAGAAGATGCGTTTTACCCTTGGAGAGCAAATCACAGGGATTGAAGATCTTTATAAAAAGCAGTGA